The genomic interval ATCTACTCTCCTGAATATTTACTCAGTGTTTCAACAGAGAGAGCGCTGTTTCCAGTTTGTGGTGTGGATCTCTGTCCCACTGAGACCCCCAACCTGACAATCCTGACACACAAATACTACGACTGGAAGGTGTGTGTGCCTTACAACAAAACATGACTAACCTCCCGAGCTGCCAGAATAATGGTGGTGAGCTGTGAGCGATCGCCCCACTCTGCGAGGAAGGTGAGTGTGAGCGCCTGGATGAAGATGGGCGAGATGAAGCTAAACCACTTCTTCTGGGGGGCCCCGGCCCCTGAGCCGGACTCCACGTCGGGGGCCCCGTTTATCAGCTTCGTCCGCTGgagctgcaaaacaaaaacagaagacggtgggattttacaaaaaaaaaaaaaaaaaaatgtttttactcctATATTGCAATCCTTTTATAATAGATCACTCAATTTGCAAGAAAATCAACCAGAGTGTGTTTCAGCAACGTCACAGCAGATCAGTCAGTCAGGACAAAAAAAGATTTCCTATTAGTAACTTAAGTCttgttcacacctgcacaaaactcctgaagttttcagggtaagctgcatgtgtgaatgcaaaaagCCAAATGTTTCCCTCTGACTGAGGATCTAGTATATTTTTCCACATGAAGTCTGTTTCTATCAAACTACACATAGCACAGGGGTGACGGTAGCCTAGTAATGAAAGCGCGTGCCCCATGAACGTAGGCTATATTCCTCTAAGTGgacaacctgtggctccttccccacactcccctctctctctgtcactgatGTCAAAAAAGGAATTTGGAATAAATTCTGAAACAGCGGGTTATGAACCCCCGTCCTCCCAGGGTTGACCGGGTGATATAAAAAGGTTCACATCTTATTAAACATATCTTGGCTAAGAGTGGAGAAAACCGGATCATGCATAACTTTGGATTCATTAGTTTCACATCTAAATCCTCAAGCTGAgacatgaaataaatgttgagtaATTCTCTCTGGCATGTGAAAATGCCACATTTTCTTGTCCTGAGAACGAGCAACATCATGACTCAGCTTTCCTTGTGATGAAATGATGTGAACGTTTTTAGCCAGTGAGAAGGGGAAACGCTGAAGACTGGGTAAGAGAGAGATCACAACAATATTAATGTTATTAATACTGATGACAAACTTTGCTTTCTTTGTAGAtgaggataaataaataaaaacagtgcatCGAactacagaaaaagaaacaacagtAAGTCTGTCGTTTTTTCTTTGCCTGTATGCCAGGTTCATGTGGGAGTGCACGCCCACTTTTAACTAGAAAACATTTTGAGCTTCCGGTAGGAAAGAGCAGGTCTTATGTAAAAGAGAAATCCAAAGAGTGGGACTGAGGGGcagcattaaaaataaactcctGTAAGACGAGGAAATTACTGACTAAAATACTGTGACATCACCTAAATGGAGCTCAGTgtaagttcagacaggaagttatattctttcacaaattcattcaacctttcacttcaacctaaactacttcctctgtctacctgctctggtgatcagctcaTAATGGGtgtttattctttaagtaattaaccaaccagattcaggcacaacctctctcaaccaatcatcctgctgctgccaAATGTTAAatcagttctctctcttccacagtcctTCTGTCTTTTCAGTTCAACCACTGCAACTCACCTCCGTCCCAGtgacctccattccagctcagcagagtccagattcaGGCTCTGAAACCCACTCCTCTTCACAGCCTCCAttcctcttcaccaccaccagtgtctagactctaTAGGGGGGTAGCCTATCCTGCTGTTGGCCTCATTAACCctccgagtacatgaagtctaatcccccaaagactttgcacatttaattctaaattgttaaataaataattgttcattctcaattaagtctctcctgatttaaaCCACATTGGCATTTGCAGTAGCTTGGCTTGCAGCCAAGTCGTTGCATATTGCGTTTTTGACACTAGATATAACCACAGATCGCTGTAACTGTTCATGTAGAGGCCTCTGGGTAAGGCAGTTTGTTTCCTGAGGAAAAGTATGTAGAAAGTTGTCTCACCTCCTCATCCTTCTTCTTGATCTCAGCCtgcacctcctccagctcctcctggccTTCGTCTGGACTCATCTTCAGCCCCTCCCTCAGCATCCGTATGCCAAAGATGGCGAACAGGGCAGTCGACACGTAGTATGTGTAAATTCTGGGGATGATGGTGGTGGCATAGCCAAACAGCACTGTCAGGAGAAAACATCAGTAACTTCTTTAATACTCTGCAAtaaaggaggaaacaacttAACACTACAGTGAGTATCCAGGTGTACTGACCAGAGAGACAAGTCATGAGTCCCAGTGCCAGCATCGCTCCCGCCAGCACGGTGAGCCGGTTGTAACGCATGGCCATGATGGCTGCGATGAAGAAAGTTTTGTCTCCGAGCTCAGAGACGATGATGACAGAGATGGAGGCCACAAAGGCGTGAATGAAACCCAGGTTTCCTTTGCTGGAGTCATTTTCAGGGACTGCTGGGCCCACTGGATGAGGAGTCGTGGCTTTCTGCAACAGGAAACAGTCGACACAGAGTGAGCAACGGTCAGTGGAGGACTAGAGATGTGTAGACCTAGAACGAGGTGGCCTTAAGACCCAACCCAGTCTGTGGCTATGATCATGAACTCTTACATGCTTATGAACGTTGACCAACTTCTCATAGTAAAATGCtaattaaaactaaattaaaaaaacaatgttatatACCTtataaaaactacaataagCAGCCATAAGTGACTCATATGTCAACATTTGAAAAACTGGCTGCTACCTTGGTCAGGTCTCTCTTGTAAGAGAagtttaatctcaatgggatttcctttttaaataaaaaggtttaaaaaaaagtcatcgaTCCTGTGGGTACTTCAGTGTGATGTGACTTACAGTGTATATTCTTAGTACTACTGTCCATAAAGTATCATAACTATTTGTTATGATCCTCAACATAATTTGGCCCTTTCAGATAACAATGGGCTTTTTGGGAACTCCGATATAAAATTAGCAGAATGTTAACATCATTTACCAGGACATTTTgccctttctcttcttttccatgtgttttcatgaaaaatggtTAAGTATTTTCCAGGTTTTGCAGGTTTGTGGGAACCCtgttattttgattattatcaTCATATTGCAACACGTGTTGATATCGTAAGTAAAATATTCTGGCTCTGTGACCTGTGTGACACTTTGTACCTATGCAACCTCAAAACAAGTGTTCCCTATATGTATAAGATTGTTTTCTATTGTTAGAAAATTGCAATTAAATGATTATATTCATCCATAAACGGACTCTAATCTCATGTCTTTGTAAAGATTTGGAAAATTGTAGAATAAAACGTGAAAACAAATCATATCCTGAAATAACTCAATGTTATTAGTGACGTATCGTTACATCATTTTTTATATCTTATCTGAATATTCAAATATTAGCTCTTCCAGCTATCTTTAACGATTTACAGCCTTCACCCGGAACACGATGTTAAATGTGTCTCAGGTAGCATGTGGTGGCTAGCTCGGGTTAGCTACGACTACGAGACAGCGTTATCACCGGCGTCGAGAACTGCCCCCCTATCGACGACATTAGACGATATAATTAGTTATAATAAGTGTGTTACCTCTGCTGGTGGTTGCTCTTGAACAGGTTTATCCTCCTCTGGAGTTGCAGTAACTCcgacagacaacaacaacagcagggcAAGCGACAACAAGAAGCACATCACATTAACAGCCCGTCCGTCACCTCCGCTCCCACAGAGAGGCATAGCTGCTCACAAAACACCTTTTCAAACACACTTTGCGAGTTTATTTCCCTCCAGATTATCACTTTATATCATCGGCAACAGAACTGGATAACCTCATATTAGCAGCATGCACAATTTGAGGGACTCCTCGGCAATACTACACGTCACGATCAAACTGACCGAACTCGTTCAGAGCGGAAGTTAGAATCTTGCTGCCGGGTTCTGAACCAGACGAAAGACCTGATTGGA from Labrus mixtus chromosome 3, fLabMix1.1, whole genome shotgun sequence carries:
- the tmem165 gene encoding transmembrane protein 165, encoding MPLCGSGGDGRAVNVMCFLLSLALLLLLSVGVTATPEEDKPVQEQPPAEKATTPHPVGPAVPENDSSKGNLGFIHAFVASISVIIVSELGDKTFFIAAIMAMRYNRLTVLAGAMLALGLMTCLSVLFGYATTIIPRIYTYYVSTALFAIFGIRMLREGLKMSPDEGQEELEEVQAEIKKKDEELQRTKLINGAPDVESGSGAGAPQKKWFSFISPIFIQALTLTFLAEWGDRSQLTTIILAARENPFGVAVGGTLGHCLCTGLAVIGGRMIAQKISVRTVTIIGGIVFLAFALSALFIKPEA